Proteins from a single region of Gammaproteobacteria bacterium:
- the phoB gene encoding phosphate regulon transcriptional regulator PhoB gives MSEKIILVVEDEAAIREMVGFSLRKAGFAVSEAAECAEGRQRIAEHLPDLILLDWMLPDISGIEFARSLKRDELTREIPIIMLTARAEEDDKVRGLESGVDDYITKPFSARELVARIKAVLRRVSPEGDADVLAAGKLSMNVASHRVSADGEAVELGPTEFKLLRFFLGHVGRVYSRSQLLDRVWGGNVYVEERTVDVHIRRLRKALTPSGCHEYIQTVRGAGYRFSVE, from the coding sequence ATGAGCGAAAAGATCATACTGGTAGTCGAGGATGAAGCCGCCATTCGTGAAATGGTGGGCTTCAGCCTGCGCAAGGCGGGCTTCGCGGTCAGCGAGGCGGCGGAATGTGCGGAAGGGCGCCAGCGCATTGCAGAACATCTGCCTGACCTGATCCTGCTTGATTGGATGCTGCCCGACATCAGCGGCATCGAGTTTGCGCGCTCATTGAAGCGTGACGAGCTGACGCGCGAGATCCCGATCATCATGCTGACCGCTCGCGCGGAAGAAGATGACAAGGTTCGCGGCCTGGAAAGCGGTGTGGATGACTACATCACCAAGCCGTTTTCCGCACGTGAACTGGTGGCGCGCATCAAGGCCGTGCTGCGGCGCGTGTCGCCGGAAGGCGACGCCGACGTCCTGGCAGCCGGAAAACTTTCCATGAACGTGGCCAGTCACCGGGTCAGCGCCGATGGCGAGGCGGTCGAGCTCGGTCCCACCGAGTTCAAGTTGTTGCGCTTCTTCCTCGGGCACGTCGGTCGTGTCTACAGTCGCAGCCAGCTGCTGGACCGGGTCTGGGGCGGCAATGTCTATGTCGAGGAGCGCACCGTGGATGTGCACATCCGTCGCCTGCGCAAGGCGCTGACGCCGTCCGGCTGCCATGAATACATCCAGACGGTTCGCGGCGCAGGCTATCGTTTCTCGGTGGAGTGA
- the tsaB gene encoding tRNA (adenosine(37)-N6)-threonylcarbamoyltransferase complex dimerization subunit type 1 TsaB: MNMQTNSHQTVLGLDMSTEITTVALQLPTGELQQASLEGPRPSRDVLKEAERLLQDAGVRLSDVEALAFGRGPGAFTGLRVAAGIAQGLALGLDIPLLPVSSLQALAWRVFLESGEARVVAALDARMNEIYWAAFECSEQGIETVAEESLAMPTALRWPAGRGDDWVAAGPGFAAYDALRDLAARHGKGPAMDAIRPDAQHVIACSRFVAAVPVEEGIPVYLRDEVAWKKA; this comes from the coding sequence ATGAACATGCAGACGAATTCCCATCAAACCGTGCTTGGACTCGACATGTCGACCGAGATCACGACGGTGGCCTTGCAGCTGCCGACGGGCGAGCTGCAACAGGCGTCGCTCGAAGGCCCGCGGCCCTCGCGCGACGTGCTGAAGGAGGCCGAGCGCCTGCTGCAGGACGCCGGTGTGCGCTTGTCCGATGTGGAGGCGCTGGCCTTCGGGCGAGGTCCCGGTGCCTTTACCGGGCTGCGGGTGGCGGCCGGGATCGCGCAGGGCCTGGCACTGGGACTCGACATACCCTTGTTGCCGGTATCCAGCTTGCAGGCGCTGGCCTGGCGCGTGTTCCTGGAGTCCGGCGAAGCGCGTGTCGTGGCGGCGCTGGATGCACGCATGAACGAGATTTACTGGGCGGCTTTCGAATGCAGCGAGCAGGGTATCGAGACCGTTGCCGAGGAATCGCTGGCCATGCCCACGGCCTTGCGCTGGCCGGCAGGCCGGGGCGACGACTGGGTGGCTGCGGGGCCGGGATTTGCCGCCTATGACGCCTTGCGTGATCTGGCTGCAAGGCACGGCAAGGGCCCGGCCATGGACGCCATCCGGCCTGATGCGCAGCATGTCATTGCCTGCAGCCGATTCGTGGCGGCGGTTCCCGTGGAAGAGGGAATCCCGGTTTACCTGCGCGATGAAGTCGCGTGGAAGAAAGCCTGA
- the phoR gene encoding phosphate regulon sensor histidine kinase PhoR, translating to MQESRVRELFRLAGLLLAGLVLGAMYGSALAGLLLALLLYLGWMLFWLFRLEHWLIHDRRAMPPEAAGIWGDVFYQLYRHFRKNRRRKQRIARLIRAFRDSTSAMPDGAVLLNRSWQILWLNDAAARLLGLDPGQDVGQRVANLLRNPLFVRYLVEGDFSRSLELPSPLDDEQQLSLQISAYGDGQRLMLIRDITRLHRLEQVRQQFVANASHELRTPLTVMRGYIEAMQDEPSLQDEWQQPLQEMSRQAERMAQIVEGLLHLSRLETAGEAMENERVAVGELLESLVAQARLLPGAPQDISLELQSDASLRGSRDELFSAFSNLLFNAARYTPEDGKVTVRWSVDAGRGRVDVSDTGIGIAREHLPRLTERFYRVDEGRDRDRGGTGLGLAIVKHVLQRHGAELDIGSTPGKGSRFSCLFPASRVLD from the coding sequence ATGCAGGAAAGCAGGGTCAGGGAACTGTTTCGCCTTGCCGGCCTGTTGCTGGCGGGCCTGGTGCTGGGAGCCATGTATGGCTCGGCACTGGCCGGCCTGCTGCTGGCCCTGCTGCTGTACCTGGGCTGGATGCTTTTCTGGCTGTTCCGGTTGGAGCACTGGCTGATCCATGATCGCCGGGCCATGCCGCCCGAGGCGGCCGGGATCTGGGGCGATGTCTTCTACCAGCTGTATCGTCACTTCCGCAAGAATCGTCGTCGCAAGCAACGCATCGCCCGCCTGATACGCGCATTCCGTGATTCCACCTCCGCGATGCCGGATGGCGCCGTGCTGCTGAATCGCAGCTGGCAGATCCTCTGGTTGAACGATGCCGCTGCCCGCCTGCTGGGGCTGGATCCCGGCCAGGACGTCGGGCAGCGGGTGGCGAACCTGCTGCGCAATCCACTGTTCGTTCGCTACCTGGTCGAAGGCGACTTTTCCCGATCGCTGGAACTGCCGTCGCCGCTGGATGACGAGCAGCAGTTGTCCCTGCAGATTTCAGCCTACGGGGACGGCCAGCGGCTGATGCTGATCCGCGACATCACCCGCCTGCATCGGCTCGAACAGGTACGCCAGCAATTTGTCGCCAATGCCTCGCACGAACTGCGCACCCCGCTGACCGTGATGCGTGGCTACATCGAAGCCATGCAGGACGAGCCCTCCCTGCAGGACGAATGGCAGCAACCGCTGCAGGAGATGTCACGCCAGGCGGAACGCATGGCCCAGATAGTCGAGGGCTTGCTGCACCTGTCGCGCCTGGAGACTGCGGGCGAAGCGATGGAGAACGAGAGGGTCGCGGTGGGCGAGCTGCTGGAATCGCTGGTGGCACAGGCCAGGCTGCTGCCGGGCGCCCCGCAGGACATCTCGCTGGAACTGCAGTCGGATGCCAGCCTGCGTGGCAGCAGGGACGAGCTGTTCAGTGCGTTTTCCAACCTGCTGTTCAACGCGGCCCGCTATACGCCGGAGGACGGGAAGGTCACCGTGCGCTGGTCGGTCGACGCGGGCAGGGGCCGGGTGGACGTCAGTGATACGGGTATCGGCATTGCCCGCGAGCACCTGCCACGGCTCACCGAGCGCTTCTACCGGGTGGACGAGGGACGCGACCGCGATCGCGGTGGCACCGGGCTCGGGCTGGCGATCGTCAAGCACGTGCTGCAGCGGCACGGGGCGGAGCTCGATATCGGCTCGACGCCGGGCAAGGGCAGTCGCTTCAGCTGCCTGTTCCCTGCCAGCCGCGTGCTGGACTGA